The window TAGGCTCTTCATTAACACAGCAGTTGCATGCTTTAATTGCATTCGTACTGATGACTCACGGTGGGTTTTAGTTAATGTTTGGTTGTTCAGCTTGCTAGGGATTCAGTTAGTTAAATTCCAAatcctatttatttttgcaagatacaggaatgtgaaaaaatattttaagtatggTGTTTGTACTGGCAGTGTTTGCAGTTcttagaggaaaagaaaatctggcAGTTGAGATAATCATTTTCTACTCCACTGAGTTTACTtgctgtgtgtatatatacaagCAAATGTCATGCACACGTGAGTGTACAGGTAGAAACTGTACACACTGTTAAAGCAGAACTCTGAACATCCCGGTTTCAATATTTCAACTTctcaaattcaatttttttttttgcaagtgtGATAGAACTTTCTGTGGAAGCTAAACTATGGAGAAATCCAGAACTCTTTTGAGTCTGCAGTACATGTCAGGATTCCTTGTTAATCTGAGACTTTGgaattgttttccttgttttattttatttatttatttatttggtggTGGAAGTCCAGTTGTTAATATCTGTATTATTCTCTTGAATACACTCATTATAGCCCAAGAGCTGAGTATCAGCACTCTACAAGGTAGTATTTGTGAGAAGCCTAGTCTTTatatgttttcctgtttttcctaGGTATCAGGAGCCTTGTGGAAATGCTCCATTTCCTGTTACTCCTTTTCCAATGAACAATTGTTTACCTCAGgaacacttcatttttcagaagatgGTGAGTTCGtgataaaagttaaaaatacgTGAACTTACTAATGAAGTTGAAGGTATTCTTACGATCAAGTGCTTATTTGGTGACTCAAAACTTGGCTTAGGCTGCTAAATATCACTCTATTAGGTCTATTTATCACTTCAGGTATCTGTCAAACCAGACTATTTTCTTACTTCAGGAATGTAAAAAGGTAAAAGTTAGGGAGGCTAAAAAAGTCATCCTTTCTCATGTATGCCTTCACACATTTAGGTCACCTTTATGTTGGTTATCCAAATATGTTACTTGAGAGGCTTTATTTTGAATACAAGGACATAACTCAGTGCTTCCCACACCTTTTTCTGGTTACTGCCAGCCAGTAGAAAGCTGCTCTTTCTCTTCTGACTTTTGTAACTGCATTCCTGTATTTGGACAGTGCATTTTACGTAGGTTGCTCCGTAAGTAaaacctcctatttatttccatggaaactataacaaaaagcacaacagcactatttgatagagcaaattctcagctacaaaacatggTCACCAACATTACCTacgcatttttgccagtgatgattttgtcagacttcccctctgctgccatctatcacacagCAATGAAGTGGAACAGAATATTGATAGGAGGGTTCAACCTCTTCTGCCATACCAtcagcatccacctctgatgttgtgggccaacacaatgaaataggaagcattgctttcagagcagcccatgCATATGAGAGGGACTACTGTGGAACTTGAGGAAATGCAGGAAGAAGCTGGGCACTTACTGTGGTGTTCTAAGTGCTTTGATTCCCTGTAGCTTGTTGGAACTTCTTCCAAGTAACTTGAAAATTAGTTAAACCCaactaaaaaaaatgcagctgtgcATGTCTTCATATTAACAGTAGGCACTGTAGTtagaaatgtttataaaaatacataaaagaagaaatgaaaggaatgcTGTGTTTGATTACCATTCACAAATTCTTAGCAAGCAGTTTAAACTTAATTTGGATTACATATGTGTTCCATGAAAGACTGTCTACTTTTTCCTACTCTAGTAGATGATCTCATAAAATAATAAGCTTTACTTTTAAACCTTGCTATTTTATACAACTTTGCTATTCAGGGTAAAAGCTGTAATGCATGTGAAATAAAACTCTTCAGAAGTTTCTCTTAACGGTATTAACAACTCAAGTTTGTATTTCTCTAGATGAACCATTTTTTAGAACAGCAATTCACAGTTCACAGTCCAGTGGGTCAGCAGTTTCCTTACTACCAGATGGCTCTGCCACTGCCTTCAAGCTTATCCATTCCTCCGTATCAGAATCAAGCTGCAAATTTTAAGTCTGGGCAGAGTTCTTTTGAGTTGGCCGTGCCACATTCAAGCGATGGAAAAGTGTACCAAGTGGATGAAAGCACCtctaaaagaaagagagaacagcAAAGTTGTGACAGCGACACTAGTACTGAAGATGACAGAATGAGACAAAGAGATCATGACCAAAAATACAATAAGtgcaaagccaagaaaaaaaggcattaataCTGTAAAACTGGATTATTTTTAgttacattttctatttttatttgagaGAAATTCTCTTGTTGTTGCACTTTATTACAAAAGGAATGTACAAGACTCGtattaattttgaaatacattatgCATAAAGTATACCAATACTTTATTTAACCTCAACCaagtaaaagaagaaagtattttaaaaggaaacatttaaaaaggaaggagaaaagtcTGTAATTatgcttctgttttccaagAATTATGAAAGTCTGTTATTTTGCTAATTTAGACACTTTGTGAAAATGTATACTTTGAACCACTCATAAAGCATATGTATCACTTCCATGACTTGTGGAATTTACCTTTGTGACTGCTTTAAGAattctctggagctgctgaagaAGTGAGCGGCCTAGAAATTCTAAGCGCTGTATTAGAGATCTGCTCGTCACTGAAGTATCAGTACCTAcaacttttcctctttcctgatTTATCTATGCTATTATGTGCCATTAGAATCACTGTGTACACTTACTGTAACTTCTTTGCTCTAGTAGTAAAtgtaaggttaaaaaaaaaaaaaaaaaaaaaggccatttgCACCAACTACGAGACTTACCTTATGTATCAGTTCTCAAAGTGATGTACTTTATGGTTGTGATATGCTCTGACTAGAACtgcatacacacatatatgtgGATCTTTCTATAAACTTACTCTCCAGTGCTCTATTTGCTTATTTGAGACTCCAGTCATTAGTCGCAACAAATGGATGAAAAATAACTGAGCTTATGGCCACTaggataatcagagggctggaacacctcccctacgaagacaggctgagggagctgggcttgttcagcctggagaaggctatgaggagacctcattgcagccttccagtacctaaagggagcctacaaacagaaGCGGACTCAcctctttacaagggtagataatggcagaacagggagaaatggttttaaattgaaggagggaagatttaggttggttctttaccaagagagtagtgaggtgctgtaactggctgcccagagaggttctggatgccccatccctggaggtgttgaaggccaggttggatggggccctgggcagcctggtctagtattagatgggaggttggtggccctgcctgtggcagggggggttgaagattcatgatccttgaggtcccttccaacccaagccattccattctatgattctgtgattcttaggAGACCACTGCTTTAGCACCATGGTATGGTACCCTTAAAACATCACCAGCAACTGAATTGAACCATTTATACAAGGAACTTCTGAAGAGAAGTTACAAGTTTGAGCCTTGAATAGATTTATACCTTATGTATTGAGAAACCTGTTAAGTGCCCGACCATTTTTGCTTCCGCTCACACCAACACCCACTGCTTCATCTTTCTGTCCCCCACCAGTAACTCTAGGATTAAGCTATGCAGGTGTGATCTCACATCTGCTGCAAGATAGCGATGACATTATACCAGTAGGTCATTGATTTCAAAAGCTGACACAATAACGGAAAACCTTCGCAAGTAAAATACACCAGATTGctttacaaaaacagaaatcGCACGTAGAGCGTCGCCACAGCGGTGCGGGTCCCGCGATGGGGTCCGCTCCGCCAGCACGCCTGCTGCGCGGCGCGGCCTGGCGACGGGGCGGGTACCGCCGGCTGCGATACTCGGGGGAGGCGGAGGCCGTACCGCCCTCCCACGCCTCGGACGCGTAGCACGCACAGGCGACGCGCGGCCGGTGGCAGCCATGGCCGCCTTCTACGAGCGCCTGAGCCCGGCCGGCGGGAAGGTAGGAGAAGAGCGGGAAGGAGGCGGCGTTATGAGGTGCCCTAGCGGGCTGGGGGAAGGTCCGCCGCGGGGGAGCTGTAGTGGAGGGCGGTAAGGGCAAGGGCGGCAGGCTGCGCGATTTTTACAGCAGGGTCAAGCGCGTTCTTCTTGTGTGCTTATTGCTTAGGTTATCATTTAATcgttttgagggttttttgttttgttttgttttgtttttcctcccactGAAAGTACGAGAagaattttggaaaaaaaaatgcagtatgtGGGTGCACCAGCGGCATCTAATAGGTGGTTTTTTTACACCACCTACCGAATAGAACCGTAACTGCATCTCTTGTTAGCGACTCGCTTTTTAAGGTGATGCTGAGTCCCTTAGCAACAGGACTCACTCTGGGCCTGCCGGAGTCCGTCCTGACATGCATACGGGTTTCTCGAGAGGTTGGGGAGAGCCCATGGGTGTTTCCCTGCATCTACAGCGAGACAGGAGGTGGGCAGCAATCTGCACAGTGCACTTACTTAGAAGCACTCCATCCCTTAcagcctgaaaggaggttgctgCTCCTCAGGTATTAGCAGTCGGTTGCTTCCAATAGCCAGGTTTTCaatagggggggggggaatccaCAGGCTTTTAGCTGTCAGAAGTGTGCATCTTGGACATACTTTGCTGTTGGTGTAGTACTCCAGAGTGTACATAAACAGTACAAAATCAAGCTAAGGTAGTGGTTAATCATCCCCTCACTGTACGGTAAATCCATCTATCGTCATGCCTTTTGGTGGGGAAAAGAAGTGTAACTGTTATAGCTTACAATTAAGTATCTCCTGAGAACAGTTAAATATCTCCTGAGAGGGATTAAAGAgtaacacaaggaaaaaaattctttagtATTTCAGGTAACATTaataatttttcccttttttttttatcacttttctttcttctctctctcttttttttttttttaataacagaaatacaGCCCTGAAGAGAATGTTTCTTGCTTCAGTAAATTAACGTATTCCTGGTTTAGCAGGTAAGAATTCAATAAACAGCCTGTTGATTTTTACTGATGCTCTCTCACTAGGCGGGCACAGACATTCCACACCATCATTCAGGCTGAATCTGTAGCCTGAACCCAAGATTGCTGTTATCTTGTTGTATTAAAATCAAAGTTTACAATTTTTAGGGATCATACCCAATATTTTATAGAATACtgttgtatgtatatataatacaaTGTATAATATTAATACTTATTTTGTATGTTATTTAGTAGCATTAACTAAACATAATTTTTTGATAGTTGGAATCAGTGTTCTTTTCACAACAGAAACTACTTTTAGACAACAGGATTTAAACAGCTGAATTAGGCTTTCCTATTTGAtttgttacttttattttgtaaagatTTGGTAATAGACAAGAATAAATAAAGGTTTTCTTTGTGCTTGATACAGTGACAAAGCAATTTGCTAGATCTCCAGGAACAAATATTCAGTAGTTCATTTCAGTACCTTTACAAATTAGCCAACGTCAtacttgttttcctctctcttaCTTGTCAGGCCAAATGCCATTACCCTTGAACACTTGTTCACAAACACCAGTAGAGTCCCTCTGCTTCTTGGAAATTCTTTCCCTCAAAAACAGGAACTGAAAATTCAGCTATATCAAGCCATACAGCTTCCTGTCACTTAATGCTTTGAATAGTAGTTGAAACAATCTCATGTGTTACATCTTGTGACTACTTGTAACATTCTTCTTATTCCTTTAAAATCATTTGAACCAGACCCACGTGAAAGCCGTAgttgagaaaaaatattttgggtaTCGTAACTATTTCTTGCTTTATTCAGTATTGTTAGTTTTaagcaaaaactgaaaatggtATTTGTACTTTATAAGCTGGGACTGAAATAATCAGATTGTTTGATGCATTGAGTGTAATTAGTTAACTCCAACAGGGCCAGAGTTTCGGAGTTCAGACATCATTTTCTGAGCAACTATGCTTTTtatcagtcatagaatcattaatgtcggaaaaaaaaaaaaaacctgtaagatcatctagtccaactatcaacctaccaccaatattgcctgCTAAGCCATATCTCTAAATACTACATCTACATGTTgcttaaatgcctccagggacaatgactccacTACCGCCCCAGGCAACCCATTCCTGtgcttgaccactctttctgagaagacatttttcctaataccctgcctgaacctcctctggtgcaagTCGAAGCCTTTACCTCTCATCACTGGTTACCtagaagaagaggctgacccccaccttgctacaacctcctttcaggtcgttgtagagagcaataatgtctctcctgtgcctcctccagaataaataatcccagtttgctcagctgctccccataagacttgtgctccagaccactCACCAgtttcactgcccttctctggacacgctcctgGGTTTCAATGTCTTTTTTGTAGTGAAGAgcccaaaacagaacacagtactcgaggtgcagcctcaccagagcgGAGTACAGGGAGatgatcacttccttgctccttctGGCCatattatttctgatacaagccagaatgccattggccttcttgaccacctcaGTACACTGGTGACTCACATTCAGCCAGCTGTCAACAAGCAaccccaaatccttttcctcctcatagacttccagccactctgccccaagcctgtagcactgcctggggctgttgtggccaaagtgcaggacccaacacGACCCAGGTCATGTTGAACTTCATTCTATTgtcctcagcccagctatccagcctgtctagATCTCTTGGTAGggccttcctcctcccaggcagATTGACTgttcctcccaacttggtgccTCCtgtaaacttactgagggtgcactcaattccctcaTCCAGATGGTttgtaaagatattaaacaggactaGCCCAGGTACCAACCCttgaggaacaccacttgtgactggatgccagctggatttaactctattCAACACCATTCACCAGTTCTTGCATTCTATATCATATAAAAGTACATAGTATACTGAGTGCAGCACGTTCAAACAATGCTTGTTCATTATATCACTGTGTTAACCAAAGTATCCAAGCTGGAATATCTCATGTGGTTTTTAACCACTTGTACAATGGTTAATGAAAAGAGAGATGAAGGGAAATAACGACTCTAGTTCTGATCAGTTAGGGCATGCTTCACTGTGAAGTAATTAATGGGATGCAGTCAAACTAATAGTGTAAATGTTAGGTATGGTCATTCTTCCccaaaacagaagcaaacatGAGCAGTAAATTGTTAAGTATAAACTTGTCCTCCACTTTGGGGGACACGTGGGGATAGTGAAGACCACTCCCACTAGAATTTTGTTACCAAAGTCTTTCTGCATCTTACTTTCCATCCTTTGCTGAGCACAATGGCACACACATTAACATGAAGCCCAGTGCTAGCAGAGAGGTATACTTATACATCTTGAGAAGATGGATTCTGCACTGCATTTCTGCCCTCAGAGAGAGAAGTTCCCAGCAGCATAAAGGCATTAGTGCTGCCACTGTCAGGACACTCGCCCATATCCAAGCATGTGtctctttttgcttctttggtGCTTAGGGCTTTCTCTGAGATGAATTACATTGTCAACGTAAGTCTCCTTGCATTTTTCCCACCTCAGAAATAGGACATTGGTTTTCTTCGAGTTCTCTGAAATGTCTCCTCATCAGAAAATGCACATCATCTATTACTCTTTGAAAATGGAGTTTCTGTAGGTTCAGCATATTCACCAACCCTGTTTTGCCACTTTGAAGTACAATTTCACATCTGTTTTAACAAATAAGTGAATAACAACAGCACtttgctgaaatgaaattttaacATGTGAAGATCTCCCATAAGGAAACTTCCATCATACTTGTGCTGAAAGCCAATATGTTTGTTACCTTGGTTAAAAATGAGTTGTGACATGATGCAGTctgatgatttatttattaaaactgAGTGTTTAATTTCCAGTTGTAATAGTAACTGGGAAGCGATGCTACACAAGTTTATTcattaaatactgtattttcatgtGGAAAGATGTGAGATCAGAAATGTAGACAAACTTTGAAAGTAGAAAGTTCCCTCAGAGTTTGCTGTTCAGATGTGACAGTGTGTTTGGGCTCTTCCTGTCAGGTCAATTTCAGTCTTCAGGATTATATCCATTATTTTGAATATAGATCGTACTTAAATACCCTAAATGATATCATTAACTTTTTGAATTACTGTTTTGGTTTGCTTAGTTTGCTGTATTTCATGCTGTCTAAATTAATTCCATTTTTTCAGACTAATATCTATAGGCTATAAAAAGCCTCTGGAGAGAGATGACCTGTTTGAACTGAATGAAAGTGATTCACCATACAGCGTGGGTCCTAACTTTGAAAAGCAATGGAGAAAAGCAATCCAGAAGTCTTCTGCAGGATTGACGGTAATGAGAATCCTAAAGATAGGCAAAATCCTTTTCTAAATTTAAAGAGACCAGAAGCTAgagataattttttaaattcctaTTTGTTGTTGAACAGACTACTTGCTGTAGATTGCAAAGACTAATCGGTATTGTGATCTGTGATCTCTAATGAGTCAATAGGATTTTTCTTAGTTATACAAATCCAAGCATAtctcttacaaaaaaaaaaatccagttacATTTTAACACATCAAGTGTTAAACCACTTTCGCTTGTTGATTAAGCACCATCTACTTCAAATATCTTACTACTTTTTAGTTTGActttacttctgtttgtttaatgTTTAGAGAAATCTGTTATCAGCTTGGTCACCAGTGCATGCTTTGACCTGGATAACACACAAAACAGGCTtcagtttcctttcatttcatcATACCTTGcagatattttgtttgttttgcttgatTTTCCCTGTGTGGTTTTCATATAAAGACTTACCATTTTCAGTCCAaattgttcttttgttgttaatGTTAAGATACACTAACTGCTGCACAATGCTAGGATATTCATAGGAGAGAGAGCTTCACCTGTAAAGCCAGTAAGAATGTAACTTTAATTTTTTGAATTACTAAGAAGAGGGCTGTTGTATagtcaacaaatatacagagtggtgtAGTCAGATTAGTATCCACAGATAGTATAGCTAGAAAGATTATAATTGGAAATAGACAGAGAATACTCACCCATTTTACAGActcacaggaaaaactccaagaggagcaatctccagagagagagatccttctctagtggcagtcagcccttaaatggggtctaggagagctggagccaggctctaccccttccagtcacactgctgaattgctttcacctgtgctctcctggctgactcagtgctcgtCTCAgctgatcaatcagaggttcaggctgtgattcaacagttcccatacagctgCTCTTGCAGTTTGGCTTTACTGCGTCTCTTGAGTATTTTTCACCTATTTCtagatttgtgttttcttctactGTTGAGGTGTCTATTGAAGCACTTTCTACTGAAGTATTCAAAAGCACTTTTCATtaaggattatttttaattcatcaaggattatttttaattctgatattaatattattaatattgtTATCCATGTAGTCTGTAAAAATATTCTGTCCTTCATTATTGTGATAATTAAGAGCAACTAAAGCTTTTTTTGAGCCAGATTTAATAAAACCAAAGTTCATTTCTTACCCCTAAGCAGTTCTTCTGTTCTGACTGCTAGACATGTCCTTCAGTACATAAGTACAATAATGATTTTAAGTGGGCGTGTTTAATAATGTGTTTTAGTGGggcaaaataatttcctttcctAATTCTGTACATATTCTTGTAATCTTGCAGGATTCTTATATTGAAAGAATGCTGTTTAAGTCAAGAAGTTTCTATAAACCGTGTTTGATTTTTCCACTGTGGCAAACATTTAAGTTTTTATTGCTCaaagttgcatttttaaaagctgcagctgaCATTCTGGCTTTCATGAGTCCACAAATAATGAAGTAAGTTTTTGATGCATTTCACCTTATGTTCAGAGAGCAATTGTAAAAGTAAAGCTGTAGGGTTACCAATATCAAAGGCAAACTATACAGCTTAGATGTAATGACTGGGTGGGCTCtttcttgggttttgtttgtttgtttttcagtgattaTCTGTAAATTATCTAGTGAAGAAAAGCTTAGAGATTAGGAATTTCTTGGTCAAGCAGTTGAGACAAAAGCAGTGTAAGAGTCGCTTCCACAGCACTGAATATaatcaaatacaaaatcaaATTTTTTGGATCTCTGTTTttcaacaaaacatttaaatatacGTTCATGGCTACAGTTTTAACATTTCAGGGAAAAGTGTGGCAACTCAGCTGTAACATTATTGGTAACATGAGGCAGATGGAAGTCATCTTTAGGTATTTGCTTAGCATAGAGGTGTTAagaatttttcaaagaaaaatggtaaTGAACAGAATTATTGTTAACTTCTGTACTACATCCTATATCAGTGTAATTTGTTGTATTCTGGGATGTTAAGCAAAAGTGTTGACTGTAAGATCTACTGTGGTTGCTGGTTATTTAAAACAATCTTTTACTAACGCCAAAATAAGAATTAATTTTCcttaagattttttcttttctctatctcACTTTGGTGGTTGGTATTAGCAGCTTTTGTGGCTATAAGCATCtaattaaaatgtctttttttttttttttcttttaactattCTTTATTTGTACTGCGTTCTCTGTGAAGCTAGCAGTAGCTGATTAATTTGTAGAATAGTGTTTGAGAATTGTTTCTAGGGTAACAAATTGGAAAGCACAGATAAGAACTGTGGTTTTTAATGTGGTTTTCTTCATGACCTTCCACCATATCTGGGTGCAAAATGGACTTAATTAAACAAGTTGCCAGTATGTCCCTTAATTGAATGTTCTATTGTCAGATGTTGACTACATGCAGAAttctaaatttattttacttccttttcaGATCAATGATAACtgtaagtgaaaatcacacgaGTTCACATGGGAGTGGATATGGCTATGCTATTGCCCTGTTTTTTGTAGTTCTCTCACAGACTCTCCTACATCAATTATACCAGCGTAACAACATGCTTACTGCTGTCAAAATCAAGACTGCTGTTGTTGGCCTGATATACAAAAAGGTGATAAGgtcttttgattttctttcacaacaaaaatttaaaataagcaCTCAGTGTTTGAAGATAATGTATTTAGCAGTATGATCAGAACCCAAGATTTTACAAACTAGTTtgtacattgttttttttttgcatagtaCAAACACTGACAGATCACTGTTTGTACTATGCAGCATTGGCAAATACAAGAAACCATAGCTTGCTACTTTGTGTCTTGTAGAGGctacttttttcccctgattttGGAGAAACTGATTTTCAGTTGATATGAGTAAGCAGTAGGTTAACTGCTGTGGAAATCTCTGTATTGCTTGTCCCACCTTTAATAAGATGCTCTATGGGTGGTATAGTTACTAGCAAGGAGAGTTACAGCTGTTAATTATGTAATATTGAAAATAACTATGTGTGACCTACAGAACATTAAAGCATTTATTGTACTGCTAAAATATAGTATATAAGATGAAGCTGGTTTCTCAGCGCTACACCTTTGCTTTATTATGAACATGACACATTAGAATTTGTACTGCAATATTTGACTATGAAGCAAGAGTCAGGAGAGATGAGACACAATCcagatctgaaataaataacatcTATTTGTCAAtctaaatttaaattttaaattgtcTCTTAAATTGCCTCTTTTTCTCAAATAGATTTAAACAAGTCTTTTGGTATGGACTTCTCAGGTGTTTTCTGAACCAGTATACAATGTTTTGCTTGTTAGCTGCTACTCAGGAAAACAGGGAAATTCATTCTCTCATGTCACATGTGAGGGTATGTCAGTGCATCAC of the Gallus gallus isolate bGalGal1 chromosome 1, bGalGal1.mat.broiler.GRCg7b, whole genome shotgun sequence genome contains:
- the RBM11 gene encoding splicing regulator RBM11, translating into MSGSGRAGEADRTLFVGNLESRVREEILYELFLQAGPLTKVTICKDKEGKPKSFGFVCFKHKESVPYAIALLNGIRLYGRPIKVRYRFGSSHSSELNSPTHGFENYVDLYSPSYRYQEPCGNAPFPVTPFPMNNCLPQEHFIFQKMMNHFLEQQFTVHSPVGQQFPYYQMALPLPSSLSIPPYQNQAANFKSGQSSFELAVPHSSDGKVYQVDESTSKRKREQQSCDSDTSTEDDRMRQRDHDQKYNKCKAKKKRH